The Tamandua tetradactyla isolate mTamTet1 chromosome 8, mTamTet1.pri, whole genome shotgun sequence genome includes a window with the following:
- the LOC143643626 gene encoding olfactory receptor 2D3-like translates to MGEENQTSVTEFVFLGLSQDPQTQELLFALFLVIYLLTVLGNLLIVVLIHTDSRLHTPMYFFLRNLSFADLSFSTTTVPQVLIHFLVKKKTISFVGCSMQIVVLLLVGCAECALLAVMSYDRYVAVCKPLHYSTIMTHWVCVQLALGSWVSGAFVSLVDTTFTLSLPYRGNNIINHFFCEPPALLKLASADTHSAEMAIFAMGVVILLAPVSLILVSYWNIISTVIRMQSGEGRLKVFSTCGSHLTVVVLFYGSAIFAYMRPNSKIMNERDKMISVFYSAVTPMLNPIIYSLRNKDVKGALRRITAK, encoded by the coding sequence ATGGGAGAAGAAAACCAAACCTCTGTGACTGAATTTGTCTTCCTGGGCCTTTCACAGGACCCGCAGACACAAGAGCTCCTCTTTGCCCTCTTCCTGGTCATCTACCTGCTCACCGTGCTGGGAAACCTGCTCATCGTTGTGCTTATTCACACAGACTCCAGGctgcacacacccatgtactttttcctgagAAATTTGTCCTTTGCTGATCTCAGCTTTTCCACAACCACAGTGCCCCAGGTGCTCATCCACTTCCTGGTAAAGAAGAAAACCATTTCCTTTGTTGGTTGTTCAATGCAGATAGTAGTTTTATTATTGGTCGGGTGTGCCGAGTGTGCACTGCTGGCGGTAATGTCCTATGACCGGTACGTGGCTGTCTGCAAGCCCCTGCACTACTCCACCATCATGACACACTGGGTGTGTGTGCAGCTGGCCCTAGGATCCTGGGTCAGTGGGGCATTTGTGTCACTAGTGGATACCACATTCACATTGAGTCTGCCCTATCGAGGAAACAATATCATTAACCATTTTTTTTGTGAACCTCCCGCCCTGTTGAAGCTGGCTTCAGCAGACACCCACAGTGCTGAGATGGCCATCTTTGCGATGGGTGTGGTCATCCTCCTGGCTCCTGTCTCACTCATCCTGGTCTCCTACTGGAACATCATCTCCACTGTGATCCGGATGCAGTCAGGGGAGGGGAGACTCAAGGTCTTCTCTACCTGCGGCTCCCACCTCACTGTCGTTGTTCTCTTCTATGGCTCAGCAATATTTGCCTACATGAGACCAAACTCTAAGATCATGAATGAAAGGGATAAGATGATCTCTGTGTTCTACTCAGCTGTGACTCCCATGCTGAACCCCATCATTTATAGTCTGAGGAACAAGGATGTCAAAGGGGCTCTCAGGAGAATAACTGCAAAATAA
- the LOC143643627 gene encoding olfactory receptor 2D3-like: protein MGEENQTSVTEFVFLGLSQDPQTQELLFVLFLVIYLLTVLGNLLIIVLIHTDSRLHTPMYFFLRNLSFADLSFSTTTVPQVLVHFLVKKKTISFVGCSMQIVVLVLVGCAECALLAVMSYDRYVAVCKPLHYSTIMTHWVCVQLALGSWASGAFVSLVDNTFILHLPYQGKNLINHYFCEPPALLKLASADTYNAEMAVFAMGVVIILCPFALILVSYGNIMYTVIRMQSGEGRLKVFSTCGSHLTVVVLFYGSGIFAYMRPNSKIMNEKDKMFSVFYSTVTPMLNPIIYSLRNKDVTGALRRITAK, encoded by the coding sequence ATGGGAGAAGAAAACCAAACCTCTGTGACTGAATTTGTCTTCCTGGGCCTTTCACAGGACCCGCAGACACAAGAGCTCCTCTTTGTCCTCTTCCTGGTCATCTACCTGCTCACCGTGCTGGGAAACCTGCTCATCATTGTGCTTATTCACACAGACTCCAGGctgcacacacccatgtactttttcctgagAAACTTGTCCTTTGCCGATCTCAGCTTTTCCACAACCACAGTGCCCCAGGTGCTCGTCCACTTCCTGGTGAAGAAGAAAACCATTTCCTTTGTTGGCTGTTCAATGCAGATAGTAGTTTTAGTTCTGGTCGGGTGTGCCGAGTGTGCACTGCTGGCGGTGATGTCCTATGACCGGTACGTGGCTGTCTGCAAGCCCCTGCACTACTCCACCATCATGACACACTGGGTGTGTGTGCAGCTGGCCCTAGGATCCTGGGCCAGTGGGGCATTTGTGTCACTAGTGGacaatacatttattttacatcTCCCATACCAGGGAAAGAATCTAATTAATCATTATTTTTGCGAACCTCCTGCCCTCCTGAAGCTGGCTTCAGCAGACACCTACAATGCTGAGATGGCTGTCTTTGCGATGGGTGTGGTCATCATCCTGTGTCCTTTTGCCCTCATCCTGGTCTCCTACGGGAACATCATGTACACCGTGATCCGGATGCAGTCAGGGGAGGGGAGACTCAAGGTCTTCTCTACCTGCGGTTCCCACCTCACTGTTGTTGTTCTCTTCTATGGCTCAGGAATATTTGCCTACATGAGACCAAACTCTAAGATCATGAATGAAAAGGATAAGATGTTCTCTGTGTTCTACTCAACAGTGACACCTATGCTGAACCCCATCATTTATAGTCTGAGGAACAAGGATGTCACGGGGGCTCTCAGGAGAATAACTGCAAAATAG